One Pomacea canaliculata isolate SZHN2017 linkage group LG9, ASM307304v1, whole genome shotgun sequence DNA segment encodes these proteins:
- the LOC112571502 gene encoding uncharacterized protein LOC112571502 — protein MARSANLTVQYQNFLKESFEKEKTHRLMWYNKRRQLTTRSRQLEVFRKKITEEGKPSEALLEKLPAIKEEPRYNHRKVNLNEPPPMPRSLTEFDLKQEMRPASPSTMNVLYDGFTKEGKGRYKYLKLRYEDIPETKFQFPVISSWEYGWHQAQEIKKEDIKKPENGRTANIQNSFYTRNGVFPNPSNF, from the exons ATGGCAAGAAGCGCTAATCTCACGGTTCAATATCAAAACTTTCTAAAGGAGTCGTTCGAAAAAGAGAAAACGCATCGACTAATGTGGTATAATAAACGTCGTCAGTTGACGACCAGATCTCGGCAGCTGGAAGTTTTTCGTAAAAAGATCACAGAAGAAGGCAAACCTTCCGAAGCGCTGTTGGAAAAACTTCCAGCCATCAAGGAGGAGCCACGTTACAACCACAGAAAAGTGAACTTGAACGAACCACCACCCATGCCACGGTCCCTGACGGAGTTTGATCTCAAGCAAGAAATGCGACCTGCCTCTCCAAGTACCATGAACGTTCTGTATGATGGTTTTACTAAAGAAGGCAAAGGCCGATACAAGTACCTCAAGCTCCGCTATGAAGATATCCCGGAGACCAAATTCCAGTTCCCTGTCATCAGTTCCTGGGAGTATGGCTGGCACCAAGCACAAGAAATCAAGAAGGAGGACATTAAAAAACCAGAAAACGGCCGTACGGCCAACATCCAAAATTCTTTCTATACCAGGAATGGC GTCTTTCCAAATCCATCAAACTTCTAG